A portion of the Algisphaera agarilytica genome contains these proteins:
- a CDS encoding ComF family protein, producing the protein MQRVSGYLKSVLDEVMPRGVAVALDQAEDWSADAAERYCPRCGASAGPGAVTARGCPFCLDQTIHWHRLTRLSAYADPLDGWIKAMKFGKQWSWARWFGEQLAQQLGKPLDENKLVVCPVPMPWMRRWSRGFNQSRLMAEALADVRGYPCLEALKRTRHTAPQTTVAASQRPANVRGSLAMRPIDLTGYDVILVDDIKTTGSTLNACARLLKQAGARSVHAAVAAVADPKGQHFKSL; encoded by the coding sequence ATGCAACGGGTGTCCGGGTACCTGAAAAGCGTGTTGGACGAGGTGATGCCCCGCGGGGTGGCGGTCGCGTTGGACCAGGCCGAGGACTGGTCGGCCGACGCCGCCGAGCGGTATTGCCCGCGGTGTGGGGCCTCGGCCGGGCCGGGCGCGGTGACCGCCCGGGGATGTCCGTTCTGCCTCGACCAGACGATCCACTGGCACCGCCTCACCCGGCTCTCGGCCTACGCCGACCCGCTCGACGGCTGGATCAAGGCGATGAAGTTCGGCAAGCAGTGGAGCTGGGCGAGGTGGTTCGGCGAACAACTTGCCCAGCAACTCGGCAAGCCGCTGGATGAAAACAAACTCGTGGTCTGCCCGGTGCCGATGCCTTGGATGCGGCGGTGGTCGCGCGGGTTCAACCAGTCGCGGCTGATGGCCGAGGCGTTGGCGGATGTGCGCGGCTACCCGTGTCTCGAAGCGCTCAAACGCACCCGCCACACCGCGCCGCAGACGACGGTCGCGGCGTCACAACGCCCCGCGAACGTGCGCGGCTCGCTGGCGATGCGGCCCATCGACCTTACGGGATACGACGTGATTCTCGTCGACGACATCAAGACCACTGGATCGACGCTCAACGCTTGTGCGCGGCTACTCAAACAGGCCGGAGCCCGCAGCGTGCACGCCGCTGTCGCCGCGGTGGCGGACCCGAAAGGACAGCACTTCAAATCTTTGTAG
- a CDS encoding Gfo/Idh/MocA family protein, with translation MASKMKTVVVGCGGMAREWVKHAVELDTIELVGLVDLNRDAAVAMADWFELSHDLVFDSLKAAVEATGADAVFDVTVPVAHDKVTIEALELGCHVLGEKPMSDTLDKARAMVAAAKASGKTYAVTQTRRPLVGFKSLEKFVAADGIGDLAELHSDFYIGAHFGGFRDAMAHPLVLDMAIHTFDNARQVSGADPVSVYCHAWNPKHSWYDGHACATAIFEMTDGVVYTYRGSWCNEGCDTTWEADWRIVGAKGTITWDGADAMKCEVVTPGQTEGFIREKTQVDIPLIEMADEGHGYLIRQFAEHVLSDGAVSVECPYEDNIKSLAMVLAAVESADAGRKVEVVW, from the coding sequence ATGGCGTCGAAGATGAAGACGGTGGTGGTCGGCTGCGGCGGCATGGCCCGTGAGTGGGTCAAGCACGCGGTGGAACTCGACACGATCGAATTGGTTGGACTGGTCGATCTGAACCGCGACGCGGCGGTCGCGATGGCGGACTGGTTCGAGCTTTCGCACGATCTGGTCTTCGACTCGCTCAAGGCCGCGGTCGAGGCGACCGGCGCGGACGCGGTGTTCGACGTGACGGTGCCCGTGGCTCACGACAAGGTGACGATCGAGGCGCTTGAGTTGGGGTGTCACGTACTGGGCGAGAAGCCGATGAGCGACACGCTCGATAAAGCCCGGGCGATGGTCGCGGCGGCAAAGGCCTCGGGCAAGACCTACGCGGTGACGCAGACGCGTCGGCCGCTTGTGGGGTTCAAGTCACTCGAAAAGTTTGTCGCGGCGGACGGGATCGGTGATCTCGCGGAGCTGCACAGCGATTTCTACATCGGCGCCCACTTCGGCGGCTTCCGCGACGCGATGGCCCACCCGCTGGTGCTGGATATGGCGATCCACACGTTCGACAACGCCCGGCAGGTTTCGGGGGCCGATCCGGTGAGCGTCTACTGCCACGCGTGGAACCCCAAGCACTCGTGGTACGACGGGCATGCCTGTGCCACGGCGATCTTCGAGATGACCGACGGCGTCGTCTACACCTACCGCGGTTCGTGGTGCAACGAGGGCTGCGACACGACGTGGGAAGCCGACTGGCGGATCGTGGGGGCCAAGGGCACGATCACCTGGGACGGGGCCGACGCGATGAAGTGCGAGGTCGTGACGCCCGGCCAGACTGAGGGGTTCATCCGCGAGAAGACGCAGGTCGACATCCCGCTTATCGAGATGGCCGACGAGGGCCACGGCTATCTGATTCGCCAGTTTGCCGAGCACGTGCTGTCGGATGGGGCGGTGTCGGTCGAATGCCCGTACGAGGACAACATCAAGAGTCTGGCGATGGTGCTCGCGGCGGTGGAGAGTGCCGACGCGGGGCGCAAGGTGGAGGTGGTGTGGTAA